The Candidatus Phaeomarinobacter ectocarpi genome includes a region encoding these proteins:
- a CDS encoding DUF4838 domain-containing protein: MSTPVTLDISNGWYIDAAPGSGPAKAAAQELAEHLALIAPQSKGQSGIGMSLAYRDQATDGFIWNVADGHVQLTGNSQRGLLYAIFSFLTQLGFGWPGHQLEDRCSPSGQRFSLPEACAETPSFLGRCLIIGHHVFLAEHEAWVRWGARNCLNTIFVHTAEEGLALGAAPVHQWHAVSDAVRAQCSRYGMTLEVGGHGLSRLLPRALFNDMPDAFRMKDGKRSPDHNLDPLNAEGMAIVRDNARTWFQQNPGADVYHLWPDDIPGGGWSQSPECDGLSASDQALIATNVLAEELDQIHPDAQVAHIAYHDTEPAPRSARPRSNVSLLWAPRMRSYAQGAFERSSTVNARYPRELAANVQLFQDARAKPLRVFEYYLDAILFKSVLPPLVSQMAVDAIGYKDAATHTLQALMVGGRPWCAPQLNAYAFAQLAWDNTQSPRAIIQRFATMIVGDAAAGHLADHYNALSDAFALALTFEPHEAKPAAAAGAADFLDTPPTDMGDPWHATPDDIALRLSWKSDIEQQLNHAADALTLTGQSANPTKHIVGLQAEFALARLWFDFHFARLSLYDAWHMRDRDDGDKARHALARAYAICDAVDEWTQTHIDEEKYQQNTKLLHWLFWRLRLDWIREQLAPEGAERDRVRAERVADMTARFAMGRTLWSKNTDTNNSETT; encoded by the coding sequence ATGTCCACACCCGTAACCCTCGATATTTCCAATGGCTGGTACATCGACGCAGCCCCCGGCTCGGGTCCCGCCAAGGCAGCCGCCCAGGAACTTGCCGAGCACTTGGCCCTGATCGCTCCCCAGTCAAAAGGGCAAAGCGGCATCGGGATGTCTTTGGCGTATCGCGATCAGGCAACCGACGGCTTCATATGGAATGTTGCGGACGGGCACGTTCAGCTCACCGGGAACAGTCAACGCGGCCTGCTCTACGCCATCTTCAGTTTTTTGACACAGCTTGGCTTCGGCTGGCCGGGACACCAGCTTGAAGACCGGTGCAGTCCTTCCGGCCAGCGGTTTTCACTCCCCGAGGCCTGTGCCGAGACACCCAGCTTCCTCGGCCGATGCCTGATCATCGGGCACCACGTATTTCTGGCGGAGCACGAAGCCTGGGTCAGATGGGGGGCACGCAACTGCCTGAATACGATCTTTGTGCATACCGCCGAAGAAGGTCTGGCGCTCGGGGCTGCCCCGGTGCACCAATGGCATGCGGTCAGTGATGCCGTCCGCGCGCAATGCAGTCGCTATGGCATGACGCTTGAAGTGGGCGGCCATGGCCTGTCACGACTATTGCCACGCGCACTCTTTAACGACATGCCCGATGCCTTTCGCATGAAGGACGGCAAACGCAGCCCGGACCACAATCTTGACCCCCTCAATGCCGAGGGAATGGCGATCGTGCGCGACAATGCCCGGACATGGTTTCAGCAGAACCCCGGCGCAGATGTCTATCACCTGTGGCCGGACGACATCCCCGGCGGCGGCTGGTCGCAAAGCCCTGAATGCGACGGGCTAAGCGCATCAGACCAGGCCTTGATTGCCACCAACGTTCTTGCTGAAGAGCTGGACCAGATCCACCCCGACGCACAAGTCGCTCACATCGCCTACCATGATACAGAGCCCGCGCCGAGATCAGCGCGACCACGTAGCAATGTGTCATTGCTCTGGGCACCGCGTATGCGCAGCTACGCGCAGGGTGCCTTTGAACGCTCATCCACCGTCAATGCGCGGTACCCGCGCGAACTCGCCGCCAATGTGCAGCTGTTTCAAGACGCCCGCGCCAAACCGCTGCGCGTGTTCGAATACTATCTCGACGCCATTCTCTTTAAGTCCGTCCTGCCGCCACTGGTCTCCCAGATGGCCGTCGATGCCATTGGCTACAAAGACGCAGCCACCCACACGCTGCAGGCCTTGATGGTTGGCGGACGGCCCTGGTGCGCCCCGCAGCTCAACGCCTATGCCTTCGCCCAACTGGCCTGGGACAATACGCAGTCGCCGCGCGCCATCATTCAGCGGTTCGCCACCATGATCGTCGGTGATGCAGCAGCAGGTCATCTGGCTGACCACTACAATGCTCTGAGTGATGCATTCGCACTTGCCCTGACCTTCGAGCCCCATGAGGCAAAACCGGCGGCCGCTGCAGGAGCCGCAGACTTTCTGGACACGCCCCCCACCGACATGGGCGACCCCTGGCACGCAACACCCGACGACATTGCTCTTCGTTTGAGCTGGAAGTCAGACATCGAGCAGCAATTGAATCATGCTGCCGACGCGCTGACCCTAACAGGTCAGTCTGCCAACCCCACCAAACACATTGTCGGCCTGCAAGCTGAATTCGCCCTTGCCCGCCTCTGGTTTGATTTCCACTTTGCCCGTCTGAGCCTCTATGACGCGTGGCACATGCGTGACAGGGATGATGGTGACAAAGCCCGCCATGCGCTGGCCCGCGCCTACGCTATTTGCGATGCGGTCGATGAGTGGACCCAGACGCATATTGACGAAGAAAAATACCAGCAGAACACAAAACTGCTGCACTGGTTGTTCTGGCGACTGCGGCTGGACTGGATACGCGAACAACTGGCCCCCGAAGGCGCAGAGCGCGACAGGGTGCGGGCAGAACGCGTCGCTGACATGACCGCACGCTTTGCCATGGGTCGTACCCTTTGGAGCAAAAACACCGACACCAACAACAGTGAGACCACATGA
- a CDS encoding acyl-CoA carboxylase subunit beta, which produces MTWEDEAKEIAARRVEAKAQGGDEGIAKQHAKGRLTIRERIAHVTDNKSFQELGEGAGAPEFDDDGNRTGFTPANFVLGFAKVGGRRVIIGGEDFTLKGGSPNPAGLRKSVYSEDVALQYKVPLIRLHEGGGGSVAGSGGGKSKSRPVGDPVFSTPRFVSLAKTLGTIPVASAALGPVAGMPAARLVSSHFTVMAQNAQVLIAGPAVVERATGHKMTKEELGGPDIHTKSGVIDNVAETEEAALDEIAQYLSYMPQNVYEEAPVIPCDDPVDRADDKLLSIVPRERRKPYAMRKIIKSVVDNRSWFEMTRRYGPSLITGLARMGGRPVGILGNDCTYYAGAMTADAARKTRRFIDFCNTFNLPVIALVDEPGFMIGPDSEMSGTIRAGAEAIAAVMNGRVPWASVIVRKVFGVAGAAHFAPGGHVFSWPSAETGALPVEGGVAVAFGRQIAAAEDPDAKRRELEEMLAASQSPFPRAEGFSVHELIDPRETRAKLNEWLDWTWPTLQHQLGPYLRPMA; this is translated from the coding sequence ATGACCTGGGAAGATGAAGCCAAGGAAATTGCCGCGCGGCGCGTGGAAGCCAAAGCGCAGGGCGGCGACGAGGGTATTGCCAAGCAACACGCCAAGGGTCGGCTGACAATCCGCGAGCGCATTGCTCATGTCACAGACAACAAGAGCTTTCAGGAGCTTGGCGAAGGGGCAGGCGCGCCGGAGTTTGATGACGATGGAAATCGCACAGGCTTTACGCCCGCCAATTTCGTGCTTGGCTTTGCAAAGGTCGGAGGCCGTCGCGTTATCATCGGTGGCGAAGATTTTACGCTGAAGGGCGGATCGCCCAATCCCGCCGGCCTGCGCAAAAGCGTCTACTCAGAAGACGTGGCACTCCAGTACAAAGTGCCGCTGATCCGGCTGCACGAAGGCGGCGGTGGCTCCGTTGCGGGGTCAGGCGGCGGCAAAAGCAAATCGCGGCCTGTCGGTGACCCGGTCTTCTCCACACCGCGCTTTGTGTCACTTGCAAAGACACTCGGTACCATTCCCGTGGCAAGTGCAGCCCTTGGCCCGGTGGCAGGCATGCCCGCAGCCCGACTGGTCTCGTCCCACTTCACGGTGATGGCGCAGAACGCACAGGTCCTGATCGCCGGACCCGCCGTCGTAGAACGCGCCACCGGGCACAAGATGACCAAGGAAGAACTCGGCGGCCCGGACATCCACACAAAGTCGGGCGTTATCGACAATGTTGCCGAGACAGAAGAAGCCGCGCTGGATGAAATCGCGCAGTATCTCTCTTACATGCCGCAAAACGTTTACGAGGAAGCACCGGTCATCCCCTGCGATGATCCCGTGGACCGGGCCGACGACAAGCTCTTGTCGATTGTGCCGCGCGAACGCCGTAAGCCCTACGCCATGCGCAAGATCATCAAGTCCGTTGTCGACAATAGGTCATGGTTCGAGATGACCCGTCGCTATGGCCCCTCATTGATCACAGGCCTTGCCCGCATGGGTGGCCGGCCCGTTGGCATACTGGGCAATGACTGCACCTATTACGCAGGCGCCATGACAGCAGATGCCGCACGCAAGACCCGCCGCTTCATTGATTTTTGCAACACATTCAATTTGCCGGTCATCGCGCTGGTGGATGAGCCAGGCTTCATGATCGGCCCTGATTCTGAAATGTCCGGCACGATTCGCGCCGGCGCTGAGGCCATTGCCGCTGTCATGAATGGCCGGGTGCCTTGGGCAAGTGTGATTGTCCGAAAAGTCTTTGGTGTGGCCGGTGCCGCCCACTTTGCTCCCGGTGGCCATGTCTTCTCATGGCCCAGTGCTGAGACCGGAGCTTTGCCGGTGGAAGGTGGCGTGGCTGTCGCATTCGGCAGACAGATAGCCGCTGCCGAAGATCCTGACGCCAAGCGTCGCGAACTGGAAGAGATGCTGGCTGCCAGTCAGTCGCCCTTCCCCCGCGCAGAAGGCTTTTCAGTTCATGAATTGATTGATCCGCGAGAGACACGCGCAAAATTGAACGAATGGCTCGACTGGACCTGGCCCACTCTTCAACACCAGCTTGGTCCGTATCTCAGACCGATGGCCTGA
- a CDS encoding TAXI family TRAP transporter solute-binding subunit — translation MPTFARFIRLTSAAAVLLSSLVLGQAAQAENRQYILATATTGGTYYPVGVAIATLSKIKLEPANGFSLSAISSAGSGENIKLLRDDEAQFAILQGLYGAWAATGTGQLANDGPQENIRSISMLWRNVEHFVLRKSDADTGTIADLKGLGEPFSMGKRNSGSEGSAKHILAALGIEPGTDFDVINLGYGPSADAMQDGKAAGMNTPAGAPVSAVTRAFAAANGELVVLSFNAEDTAAINAALGDETELWTAFEIPADTYPGQTDAAQTIAQPNFLAVNADVSEDDVYALTKALYDNLTFLGGIHAATKDMSLESAITGLPVALHPGAVRYYEEAGVTVPDRLKPAN, via the coding sequence ATGCCCACCTTTGCCCGCTTCATCCGCCTCACATCTGCCGCAGCTGTTCTCCTAAGCAGCCTTGTCCTGGGACAGGCGGCACAGGCTGAGAACCGCCAGTACATTCTGGCGACGGCAACAACCGGCGGCACCTACTATCCCGTCGGTGTGGCGATCGCGACCCTGAGCAAGATCAAGCTGGAACCGGCAAACGGCTTTTCGCTGTCAGCCATCAGTTCTGCAGGGTCAGGTGAGAACATCAAATTGCTGCGCGACGACGAAGCCCAGTTTGCAATTCTTCAGGGTCTCTATGGCGCATGGGCGGCTACCGGCACAGGACAGCTCGCCAATGACGGACCTCAGGAAAACATCCGGTCCATCTCTATGCTCTGGCGCAACGTCGAACATTTCGTGCTGCGCAAGTCGGATGCTGACACCGGCACGATCGCAGACCTCAAAGGCCTGGGCGAACCCTTCTCCATGGGCAAGCGCAACTCAGGCTCGGAAGGATCAGCCAAACACATCCTTGCAGCCCTTGGCATTGAGCCAGGCACGGACTTCGACGTCATCAACCTTGGGTATGGCCCCAGTGCCGACGCCATGCAGGACGGCAAGGCAGCGGGCATGAACACCCCGGCTGGGGCACCCGTAAGCGCCGTCACCCGCGCCTTTGCGGCGGCCAATGGCGAGCTTGTGGTGTTGAGCTTCAACGCGGAAGACACAGCAGCCATCAATGCCGCCCTAGGCGACGAAACTGAACTGTGGACGGCCTTTGAGATACCGGCTGACACCTATCCCGGCCAGACAGACGCTGCGCAGACAATCGCGCAACCCAACTTCCTGGCCGTCAATGCAGATGTCAGCGAAGACGATGTCTATGCACTTACCAAGGCACTGTATGATAATCTGACCTTCCTCGGCGGCATCCACGCCGCCACCAAGGACATGAGCCTTGAAAGCGCCATCACCGGTCTGCCTGTCGCTCTGCATCCCGGTGCCGTGCGCTACTACGAAGAAGCCGGCGTGACGGTGCCTGACCGTCTCAAGCCCGCAAACTAG
- a CDS encoding TRAP transporter permease: MPRPRPLGRLGIAFAVTVAVAHLWANAFATLPELQAAGFHFGLFAVLCVLLFPASKTPWLRIAIDGTIATAAMAAAVYLYFAEDALYERGVELVASDWVAASVAILIVLELARRTTGWTVPVLTALALTYVVVWGPLVPGAFSFAGLSWETLLFRSYFGTDGMFGPIARISWTFVFMFILLGAFLVRSGAGDFILALARAAAGRMTGGPGIVAILGSGLMGSITGSAVANTVSTGVITIPLMKRAGFPPKFAGGVEAAASTGGQLMPPVMGAGAFVMASFTQISYLEIIAVSVLPALLYFFTVGVFVRIEAARIGLTPDPDVEPLWPVIQAGWHFLLPIAALAGLLIAGFTPVYSAAIAIVVTIAASWLSPNPMRLRDIIGAASDGAVSMAPTAMLLICVGLIVNVVGMTGVGNTFSLMLSSWAGGSLLLTIILVALASLVLGMGLPVTASYIVLATLSAPAIYGLMVEAELVTTLMQGASTPELSAYAMLVAPELVTSIGTAMSEADALTLLAALPADIRSGLADGLIAPALLTSMLLAAHLVIFWLSQDSNVTPPVALCAFAAASIAGTRPMETGFAAWKIAKGLYLVPLLFVYQPLITGTGLEPLVTALMAIPAFTALAAALHGYFAQPLSLPLRILLGIAGAAIIAPWGTLWMHAAVAAALATALGILWQRQAKKPAKEPVSTS; encoded by the coding sequence ATGCCGCGCCCGCGGCCACTGGGCCGATTGGGCATCGCCTTTGCTGTCACAGTTGCCGTTGCCCACCTCTGGGCAAACGCCTTTGCAACTCTGCCAGAGTTGCAGGCTGCCGGATTTCACTTTGGTCTGTTTGCCGTCCTGTGCGTGCTGCTGTTCCCAGCCAGTAAAACCCCATGGCTGCGGATCGCGATCGACGGCACCATAGCCACAGCAGCCATGGCCGCCGCCGTCTATCTGTATTTTGCTGAAGACGCATTGTATGAGCGCGGCGTCGAGCTCGTTGCGTCGGACTGGGTGGCTGCCAGCGTCGCGATCCTGATCGTTCTGGAGCTGGCACGCCGTACGACCGGCTGGACCGTTCCCGTCCTCACCGCACTGGCCCTCACCTATGTGGTCGTCTGGGGTCCATTGGTGCCCGGCGCATTTTCGTTTGCGGGGCTGTCCTGGGAAACACTTTTGTTCCGCAGCTACTTTGGCACTGACGGGATGTTCGGCCCCATCGCCCGTATCTCGTGGACATTCGTGTTCATGTTCATCCTGCTGGGTGCGTTCCTTGTGCGCTCGGGCGCTGGCGACTTCATCCTGGCCCTTGCGCGCGCTGCAGCCGGGCGCATGACAGGCGGCCCCGGCATCGTTGCCATTCTGGGATCAGGGCTCATGGGGTCGATCACAGGCTCCGCCGTCGCCAACACAGTCTCGACGGGTGTCATCACGATCCCCCTGATGAAGCGCGCAGGCTTCCCGCCAAAATTTGCAGGCGGCGTTGAAGCAGCTGCGTCTACCGGCGGCCAGTTGATGCCCCCCGTCATGGGTGCCGGTGCTTTCGTCATGGCGTCGTTCACGCAGATTTCCTATCTCGAGATCATCGCGGTCTCGGTCCTGCCGGCGCTGCTCTATTTCTTCACCGTCGGCGTTTTCGTCCGCATCGAAGCAGCGCGCATAGGATTGACGCCGGACCCGGACGTAGAACCGCTTTGGCCGGTCATCCAAGCCGGTTGGCACTTCCTCCTGCCCATCGCGGCACTCGCGGGATTGCTCATCGCAGGTTTCACACCGGTCTATTCCGCCGCCATTGCCATCGTGGTCACCATTGCCGCCTCATGGCTCTCGCCCAATCCCATGCGCCTGCGTGACATCATCGGCGCCGCCTCCGACGGTGCTGTCTCCATGGCGCCCACCGCCATGCTGCTCATTTGTGTCGGCCTCATCGTCAACGTTGTGGGCATGACCGGCGTCGGCAACACCTTCTCCCTCATGCTTTCAAGCTGGGCAGGCGGCAGCCTGCTGCTGACCATCATTCTGGTCGCCCTGGCCTCTCTGGTGCTGGGTATGGGTCTGCCGGTAACCGCCAGCTACATCGTGCTGGCCACCCTTTCGGCACCGGCAATCTACGGCCTGATGGTCGAAGCAGAACTCGTGACCACCCTGATGCAGGGCGCTTCAACCCCGGAACTCTCAGCCTACGCCATGCTGGTGGCACCAGAACTGGTCACAAGCATCGGCACCGCCATGAGCGAGGCAGACGCGCTGACCCTTCTCGCAGCATTGCCTGCCGACATCCGCAGCGGCCTTGCCGATGGCCTCATAGCACCAGCCCTGCTGACATCCATGCTGCTGGCAGCCCATCTGGTGATCTTCTGGCTCAGCCAGGATTCAAACGTGACACCGCCGGTGGCCCTGTGTGCCTTTGCGGCGGCCTCCATCGCCGGAACCCGCCCCATGGAAACGGGCTTTGCCGCCTGGAAAATTGCCAAGGGCCTGTATCTGGTGCCGCTCCTCTTCGTGTATCAGCCGCTGATTACCGGCACGGGTCTGGAGCCACTGGTGACAGCCCTCATGGCCATCCCTGCTTTCACGGCCCTGGCTGCGGCCCTGCACGGCTACTTCGCCCAGCCGCTGTCACTCCCCCTTCGGATCCTTTTGGGCATCGCCGGGGCCGCCATCATCGCGCCCTGGGGAACGCTCTGGATGCATGCCGCCGTTGCAGCCGCTCTGGCCACCGCCCTGGGCATCCTGTGGCAGCGCCAGGCCAAAAAACCCGCAAAAGAGCCAGTTTCAACCTCTTGA
- a CDS encoding Hsp20 family protein: MRAYDFSPLYRSAIGFDRLAGMLDSASRLDAQAPSYPPFNVERVDENDTRVTMAVAGFTEDELEIEVKDQTLTISGKKSEESDDRTYLHRGIAARNFERRFQLADHVQVTGAKLENGLLHVDTRREIPEALKPRTISIQAANSDGQKTIEGSQAA; this comes from the coding sequence ATGCGTGCTTATGATTTTTCACCCCTTTACCGCAGCGCCATCGGCTTTGACCGTCTTGCAGGAATGCTGGATTCCGCCAGCCGCCTCGACGCCCAGGCCCCGTCCTATCCACCGTTCAACGTGGAGCGGGTCGATGAAAACGACACCCGCGTGACCATGGCCGTTGCAGGCTTTACCGAAGACGAGCTTGAAATCGAAGTGAAGGACCAGACCCTCACGATTTCCGGCAAAAAGTCTGAGGAATCCGACGATCGCACCTATCTGCATCGCGGCATCGCGGCCCGCAATTTCGAGCGTCGCTTCCAGCTTGCAGACCATGTGCAGGTGACAGGCGCCAAGCTTGAAAACGGGCTTCTTCATGTGGATACCCGCCGGGAAATCCCCGAGGCCCTGAAGCCGCGGACGATTTCCATTCAGGCCGCCAATTCTGATGGTCAAAAGACCATTGAGGGCTCACAGGCCGCCTAA
- a CDS encoding alpha/beta hydrolase produces the protein MASWQSKLTSLFLRAAVKRKINPHANPADARARVDRMAARFSKNQDWIKVTPVSANGVPGEWVEVPEDAPQDLSALENMPGNLVQSDPEISATPDSNPGSGKVLLYLHGGGYIVCSPATHRLMVARICREAGLKALLIDYRLAPEHPFPAAVEDAEAAYRWLLAAGHKPEDIVVAGDSAGGGLTMSLLLTLREENMPMPAAAALLSPWTDLALTGWTMLTHARRDPMLRLDSASLAVRHYMQDTSPTHPIASSIYADLTGLPPLYVQVGENEILLDDSRRLVSRAQAHGVESSLEIWPGMPHVFQAFPQVPESKRAIEGIGTFLKAQVNRSASAPASTSPSTSPATSPAAAQEASVEAAE, from the coding sequence ATGGCCAGCTGGCAAAGCAAACTCACCAGCCTGTTTCTTCGCGCCGCCGTGAAGCGGAAGATCAACCCGCACGCCAACCCGGCGGATGCCCGCGCGCGCGTGGACCGCATGGCGGCCCGATTCTCCAAAAATCAGGACTGGATCAAAGTCACCCCGGTATCCGCCAATGGCGTGCCGGGGGAGTGGGTGGAAGTCCCCGAGGATGCGCCGCAGGATTTGAGCGCCCTCGAAAACATGCCCGGCAACCTCGTCCAGTCCGACCCGGAAATATCCGCAACGCCTGATAGCAATCCTGGCTCGGGAAAAGTTCTTCTCTACCTGCATGGCGGCGGATACATCGTCTGCAGTCCGGCAACCCATCGCCTGATGGTTGCGCGCATCTGCCGCGAAGCAGGCCTCAAGGCCTTGCTGATTGATTATCGTCTGGCCCCGGAGCATCCGTTCCCGGCAGCTGTGGAAGATGCCGAAGCCGCCTATCGCTGGCTGCTCGCCGCCGGCCACAAGCCGGAAGACATCGTCGTCGCCGGTGACAGTGCGGGCGGGGGCCTGACCATGTCGCTGCTTTTGACATTGCGCGAAGAGAACATGCCCATGCCCGCCGCAGCAGCGCTGCTGTCCCCATGGACAGATCTGGCGCTGACCGGCTGGACCATGCTGACCCACGCCCGCCGGGACCCGATGCTGCGGCTTGATTCAGCTTCCCTGGCGGTCCGGCATTACATGCAGGACACATCGCCAACCCACCCGATTGCATCGTCGATCTATGCAGACCTTACAGGCCTGCCGCCGCTTTATGTGCAGGTGGGAGAAAACGAAATTCTGCTGGATGATTCACGCCGTCTGGTAAGCCGCGCGCAGGCTCATGGTGTGGAATCCAGCCTGGAGATCTGGCCCGGCATGCCGCATGTGTTCCAGGCGTTTCCGCAGGTGCCTGAATCCAAACGCGCCATTGAAGGTATCGGCACCTTCCTCAAGGCGCAGGTCAATCGCAGCGCAAGTGCACCGGCCTCGACATCGCCCTCCACGTCACCCGCGACTTCACCTGCCGCAGCGCAGGAAGCATCGGTCGAAGCGGCTGAATAG
- a CDS encoding Hpt domain-containing protein has protein sequence MTTTPDGQPVPAEDDLELDDELMAAIAAAEAAVGDMASDYPEMLLQDIGLLTGAIARLDLHAPGTDEHATACIDCFGVLHDIKGQAASFGYELATALCDPLCECVRGQHSASMQLIDQLKQAVDILSRMAAEGVSADTDNAALALIRQLPDA, from the coding sequence ATGACTACGACTCCAGATGGCCAGCCTGTACCGGCTGAAGATGATCTTGAGCTTGATGACGAGCTGATGGCAGCCATTGCCGCGGCAGAAGCCGCTGTTGGCGACATGGCGAGCGACTATCCTGAAATGCTGCTGCAGGACATTGGCCTGCTGACGGGCGCCATTGCGCGGCTCGACCTGCATGCTCCGGGTACAGATGAGCACGCGACGGCGTGCATAGACTGTTTCGGCGTGCTGCATGACATCAAGGGGCAGGCGGCCTCGTTTGGATATGAACTAGCCACAGCCCTGTGCGACCCGCTGTGTGAGTGCGTGCGCGGACAGCACAGCGCCAGCATGCAGCTGATCGATCAGCTCAAACAGGCCGTTGATATTCTCAGTCGTATGGCAGCAGAGGGCGTCAGTGCGGACACCGACAATGCAGCGCTGGCGCTGATCCGCCAATTGCCGGACGCCTAG